Within Spinacia oleracea cultivar Varoflay chromosome 4, BTI_SOV_V1, whole genome shotgun sequence, the genomic segment TTCACAATTACGGAGTAAAAAATACAGAGCAGAAGCAACTCAAGCAAGCAACACTAGTGCAAAAATGGCTATGGCATTCAAGATGGTAACACAATTTTCAATCTTAATTGCAAATTTGATTTATCTTAGTATTTCAAATTACTATTTTTCCCAACTACTAATGGTGATATTGATGATATTCTCTGAAAATTGAATGATAAAAACAGGCGACGTTGGGGATGAAGGTGACAGAGGAATGCAAGAATTCATTCATGGAGATGAAGTGGAAAAAGGTTCACCGCTACATCGTTTTTAAGATCGATGAGAAGTCCGGCGGATTCACCGTCGATAAGGTCGGCGCCTCCGGTGAGGGTTACGACGATCTCACCGCCTCGCTTCCCGATGACGATTGCCGCTACGCCGTCTTCGATTTTGATTTTGTCACCGTTGATAACTGCCGCAAGAGCAAGATCTTCTTCATCGCTTGGTATTGACGCCActatctctttttctttttctttttcctttttattatttatctttctttttatttggaATCACTTTGCTGATTTAGTTTTGACCTTAACTTTATGATCTAACTTCCGTTCAAAACTTAAGATTTTTTAAGTTTTAGCGGGTAATCAATGTGAAGTAATATACCTATTACCCGTACCGT encodes:
- the LOC110792383 gene encoding actin-depolymerizing factor 5, with the translated sequence MAMAFKMATLGMKVTEECKNSFMEMKWKKVHRYIVFKIDEKSGGFTVDKVGASGEGYDDLTASLPDDDCRYAVFDFDFVTVDNCRKSKIFFIAWAPSASRIRAKMLYATSKDGIRRALDGIHYEVQATEPSEMGFDIIKDRAN